In the genome of Poecilia reticulata strain Guanapo linkage group LG16, Guppy_female_1.0+MT, whole genome shotgun sequence, one region contains:
- the LOC103478189 gene encoding pro-interleukin-16 translates to MEGCEDDDESTQKDDDSDDSDSGDSSATITSNTSQSENRSFSLSFLLTLLLHHSLSNLCYFSGTDVESDYDNDDWQLPGRRSASLSSDVSAFSCVSLLPSDELDKLVEEVKNLGEETLQDYDDVQVVVLHKEVGVGLGFSLAGGVDQNKPVTVHKVFNSGVAAQEGSISEGDHVLSINGTAFSKSTHGEALRTLKKAKSREMAVVVVRKGDLSQTETHYETGQRVCIQLEKNSGDLGFSLKGGEDSHVGNKPLTVQKIFQGGPVDKVFPGDEILEIQGFSVVGRRRLEVWNFIKTLASGPVEVVLRRPLKVTQL, encoded by the exons ATGGAGGGTtgtgaggatgatgatgaaagCACACAGAAGGATGATGATTCAGACGACTCTGACTCTGGGGATTCTTCAGCGACCATAACGAGCAACACGAGCCAGTCAGAAAACAGGAGTTTCAGCCTCAG TTTTCTTCTCACACTCCTGCTGCATCACAGCCTTTCAAACTTGTGCTACTTCTCTGGTACTGACGTCGAATCAGATTATGACAACGATGATTGGCAGCTGCCAGGCCGACGGTCTGCCTCATTAAGCTCAGATGTCTCTGCCTTTTCCTGCGTCTCTCTGCTTCCCTCTGATGAGCTCGACAAGCTGGTAGAGGAAGTCAAGAACCTAGGGGAAGAAACATTACAG GACTATGATGATGTGCAGGTGGTGGTCCTGCACAAGGAGGTGGGAGTAGGACTTGGCTTCAGTCTGGCAGGGGGTgtagaccaaaacaaacctgtCACT GTACACAAGGTTTTTAACTCAGGCGTTGCAGCCCAGGAGGGTTCGATTAGTGAGGGAGACCACGTTTTGTCCATTAACGGCACTGCCTTTTCAAAAAGCACTCACGGGGAGGCTCTGAGGACCCTCAAAAAGGCCAAGAGTCGAGAGATGGCAGTGGTGGTGGTGAGGAAAGGTGACCTCAGTCAGACAGAGACTCACTATGAGACAG GCCAGCGTGTGTGCATCCAGCTCGAGAAGAACAGCGGGGATCTGGGTTTTAGCCTGAAGGGAGGTGAGGATTCCCATGTAGGGAACAAACCACTCACCGTCCAGAAGATCTTCCAGG gtGGTCCTGTTGACAAGGTGTTCCCTGGTGATGAGATTTTAGAAATCCAAGGCTTCAGCGTGGTGGGGAGGAGACGCCTGGAAGTGTGGAATTTCATCAAAACTCTCGCCTCCGGGCCTGTGGAGGTGGTGCTACGGCGGCCGCTTAAAGTTACTCAATTATGA